The DNA window CGCCGTTGCCGTCCTTGATCCCGGCGATCCCGGGGACGGAGAGGAGGCGGAGGGCGGTGGACACGCCGATCCCGGCCAGTCCCCGGCGGTAGACGACGACGGGCAGCCGGCCGGCGCGGGCCACGGACTCCGCGTAGGCGAGGTAGCCGTCCTCGGTGCCGCCGACGAGGTACGGCGGGAGCAGCAGGATCCCCTCGGCGCCGGCGTCCGCGGCGGCGGTGGCCGCCGCCCTGGCGTTGCCGAGGCCGCCCCCGGCGCCGGCGTACACGGGTACGCGCCCGGCGACGACCTCGACGGCGCGTCGTACGACCTGGGTGTACTCGGGTCCGCTGAGCGAGGAGTACTCCCCCGTGCCGCAGGCGACGAAGAGCGCCGCCGGTCCGTGGGCGAGCTGGTCCTCTAGGTGGTCGGCGAGCACGGTCGTGTCGACCTCGTCGGCCGGGGTGAACGGCGTGAGCGGGAAGGACATCAGGCCGGACGGGATCACGGGAGGTGGTCCTTTCGTGAGTTCGGCGGTACGGGGGGGGGAAAGCCGGGTCAGCCCTTGAGGGCGCCGCTGGACAGGCCGTGGACGAAGGATCGCTGGAAGAAGAGGAAGACGATCACGGACGGCAGCAGGGCGAGGAGGGACGCGGCCATGACGACGCCGGGGGTGACGAGGGGGTCGACCCTGAGGGTGCGCAGGGCCAGCGGCAGCGTGTAGGAGGACGAGTCGGTGGCCACGAGGAGGGGCAGCAGGTACTGGTCCCAGATCATGGTGAAGCCGAAGACGCCGATGACGCCGAGCGCGGGCTTGCACATCGGGAGGATGATCTGCGCGAAGATCCGCAGGTCTCCGGCGCCGTCGATGCGCGCCGCCTCCTCCAGTTCCTTGGGCACCTCCTTCATGAACTCGGTCATGACGAGGATGGAGAACGCCCAGGCGCCGACGGGGACGATCATGCCGGCCAGGGTGCCGATCAGGTTGAAGTGGACGACCGGCAGGTCGGCGAGGATGACGGACAGCGGGATGGCCAGGATCTCTTCCGGCAGCATCAGCGTCGCCAGGATCGCGACGAACACCAGGCTCATCCCCCGGAACCGCTTCCGGGCGAGCGCGTAGCCCGCGAGGACGGAGACGGCCACCTGGAGCAGCAGCCCGAACCCGACGACGAAGAACGAGTTGAGCAGGTACTTCAGGACTCCCTGGTCGAACGCGACCGTGAAGTTGTCCACGGTGGGGTCGGAGGGGATGACGCTGAGCTGGGTCGGGTCCTTGACGTGGTTGAACGCGCTGACCAGGAGGGCCAGGAGCGGGCCCGCGAACAGCAGCAGGACCATGAGGTAGGTGACGGCCTTGAGGACGCGGCCACCGGCGCTCCGGCTCTCGGTGAGACCCAGCGCGGTCTCGGTCGGCGCGCTCATTCGTTACCCCTCCGTCGGAACAGGTGGACGCCGACCGTCAGGAGCAGCGTCGCCAGGAACAGCAGTACCGCTCCGGCGGCGCCGACGCCGAGCCGGTTCTGTTCGAGGCCCAGCTTGTAGATGACGGTCATGACGACCTCGGTCGAGCCGTCGGGGCCGCCGTTGGTGAGCAGGAAGACCTCGGTGAAGACCCGCAGGCCGCGGATGGCCGCCAGGATGAAGAGGATCGTGAGGACGGCCCGCAGTCCGGGGACGGTCACGTGGCGGATGCGCTGGAACCTGGACGCGCCGTCGACCTTGGCCGCCTCGTACAGGCCGCGGTCGACGCCGGCGAGACCCGCGAGGAAGATCATCATGTCGTAGGGCGCGCCGCGCCAGATGCCGGTGATCATGATGGAGACCATCGAGCTGTCGGGGTCGTTGATGAATCCCGACGGGCCGAACCCCACGAGGCCGAGGATGGAGTTGAGCATGCCGTCCTGGGTGGGGTGGTACATGATCCGCCAGAGTTCGGCGACGACCGCGATCGGCACGACGACCGGCAGGAACGCCGCCGAGCGTACGAAGCCGAGCTTGCGGCCCTGTCCCTCCATGAGCAGGGCGAGGGTGAGGCCGAGCAGCATCGACCCGAGGGTCTGGCCGACCGCGAGGACGACGGTGTGCCAGGCTGCCTCACGGAAGCCGTCGGAGGTCAGGACGGTGGCGTAGTTCTCGCCGCCGACCCACCGGTTGCCCAGATAGGGCCGGACGTCCTGGAAGGACATGGCCAGCGCGCTGGCCATGGGGATGAACTTGAAGTACAGGAAGAGGATCAGGGCCGGGGCCAGGAACAGCCACGGCGTCCACCACCGGCCGCCGCGGCGGCTGCGCACCCGTCGGGAGACGGGCCGTCCGCCGGGGGGCGCGGTCGTGGACCCCGCCTCCGGCAGGCCGTCCGCCCGGGCGGTGGAGCCGGCCGCCGCGGGGGCGGCCGACTTCACCTGGTCGACGCTCGTCATCCGGCGATTCCCTGCTCCTGGAGGATGTCGGCGAGCTTCTTGTCGAGTTCGCGCAGCTTGGCGCCGGCGTCGAGGGAGCAGTCGGCCATCAGGGCGTTGACGGTCTCGGCGGTGACCTGTCGTACGGGGGTCCAGTTGGGGATGGACGGGGCGTAGCGCCCGGAGGCGCGGTAGACCTCGGCGTACGTCTTCCAGCGCGGGTCGGGACGGACCTCGGTGACGTCCACCGTCTTGTTCACGGGGAGCTGGACGGTGGAGCCGTCCTCGCCCTGCATGCCGAGCTTCTGGCCATCGGCGGAGATGGCGTAGCCGGCGAAGGCGTCCTGTCCTGCCATGTTCTCGGAGCCGGCCATCAGGTAGACGGAGCCGCCCTCCGCGAGCACGGTGGCGTCCTTGGGGCCCTTGGGCATGGGGACGACCTCGTACTTGTCCTTGCCGAGCGACTTGTCGAAGCGGGGCATCAGATAGGGGCCGACGACGAACATGCCGGTCCTGCCCGCCTCGAACGTCTCGTTCGTCGGCGGGGTGTCCATGGTGACGGCGCCGGGCTGGATGGCCTTGCTGTCGCAGCCGAGGGCCCGGAACCAGCGCACCGCCTCCATGGACTCCTTGCTGGTCATGGACGGCTTGTACTTCCCCTGGCCGGCCTCGGTGATGAAGTCGCCGCCGGCGGCCCAGAGGAAGTTGGAGAAGTACCAGGAGGCGTAGCCGCGCTTGGTGGAGAGCGGGGCGGCGAGTCCGTACGTGTCCTGCTTGCCGTTGCCGTCGGGGTCCCGGGTGGTGAAGGCCTCGGCCATCGCGGCGAGGTCGTCCCAGCTCTGCGGGGCTCCGAGCTTCAGCTTCTCGCGCCAGTCCTTGCGGATGAGGAGGGCGCCGGCCTGGGCGGAGTACGGGATGCCGAACTGCTTCCCGTCGACGCTCTTGCCGGAGTTGAGGCCCTGCTCGACGAGGTCCCCGCTGCTCTTGATCTTGCTGAGGTCGATCTCCCTGAGCAGCCCCTGACTGTGCATGGAGCCGAGCTGGGTGACGTCGTTCATGACGATGTCGGGCAGGTTCCGCTGGGCGGCCCGCTGCTGGAGCTTCGTCTCGAAGTCGTCGAAGATCGCCGTGACCTTCACCTTGTGGCCGGTGGCCTTCTCGAATCCGGCGACCAGCCGCAGCGTGGCCTTCTCGCCGGCGCCGCCGGGGGTGGTCCTGGTCCACAGCTCCAGTTCCGCCTTGGCGTCCTGCTTGGCGTCCGTACCGGCAGGGCCGGACGTACAGCTCGTGAGGGCCAACGCCGAGGCGAGAATACCCGCGCCGATCCATCGCGTTCTCTGCATCACCACTCCTGTTCGCCGCCCTCGGCAGCTGGCCTGTAAGCGCTTGCCGGGGACGCTAACGCGCGGCCGATCGGGGGTCAATAGTCCGATGACTGAAAAGAGTTGGGGGTGGGATATTCATGTTGCGCCGGAAGCGCACCGAAGGCCCTTCGGAGTGCCCATCACCCGCTTGAGCAGTCAGGGAGCGGGGGTTGAGGGCGAGGTGCCGTACGACGGTGACGGGACGACGGTCGGGCGACCGCCGGCCAAGCTTCCGTCAAAGATCCGATGTATGTCCGGGGCAGAGGCTCCCGGGCCTCGATATTCAAGCCAGCACAGGCGCGAGGGCCCGGCTGACGGGTCTCCGCGCCCGGGGCGCGGCTCTCACTGCGGGGCCCTGTTCGCGGCTCTCCGGGCCCGGCGCGCGGCTTCCTACGCCCTGGTCGCGGCCCTGGTCGGTTCCACGGCGTGGCGCAGGGGCTCGCCGTTCACCAGTCGGCGCAGTTCGTCACGGACGAGTTCGCCGAGACGGGCCCGCTCCCCGCCCATGGCGCCTGCGAGATGGGGGGTGAGGACGACGTTCGGCAGGGTGAACAGTGCCGAACCGGGGTCGGGCGGCTCGGGCCAGGTGACGTCGAGCACGGCGGTGAGGTCGGAGCGGTCCCAGAGGACCCCGATCACCTCCGGCTCGTTCAGGACGGCGCCGCGGGCCGTGTTGATCAGGGTGGCACCCTCGGGGAGGAGGGACACCAGCCGTCTGCCGACGAGGCCTTCGGTCTCGGGGAGCAGCGGGGCGTGCACGCTCACGACGTCACACGTCGAGAACAGTTCCTCGACGCCGGTGAGCCGGACGCCCAGCCCGCCGGCGAGGGCCGGGTCGATCACGGGGTCGCAGGCCAGCACCTCGACGTCGAAGTGCCGCAGGTGCTCCGCGACGAGCCGGCCGATCTCGCCCAGACCGAGCAGGCCGACCCGGGAGCCGTATCCGCCGGCCACCCGGGGGTCGTGCGGGAACTTCCCGCGGGCGGCCACCTCGCGGGCCTGCCGGTGGACCTGTTTGAGGCCGAGCAGGATCTGGGCGAGGCTGAATTCGGCGACCGGGACGGCGTTGGCCGCCGCCGCGGTGACGATCGGGACGCCCCTGGCCCAGAACTCCGGTGTGGTCAGATGGCGCACCGAACCGGCGGCCACCATGACCGCCCTCAAGCGTGGCGCGTGGGCGAGGAGTTCCGCGTCGAGGACCGGCGCTCCCCAGCCGGTGAGCAGCACGTCGACCTCCTCCAGGACGCTCGGATCGCGCCGGAGGGCTTCGCGGGTGAGGGCGGGGGTCCGGAGGTTCACCAGGCGCCCGATGTCCTGGAGGACCGGCGCCGGGTAGACATCGGCCCTGCGCCCTTCTTCCATGACCAGTTGGGCGTTGAGCATCCTCGTCGTGTCTGCCATCGGCTCGGCCTCCTGGGGCGTGGCGGTCTGGGCGCCGGCCGGCCGCTCCCCCGGGGTCGGGGCGCCGTGAGGCGCGTCGGCGCGGTACGGGAGCGGGTGCCGGGAGCGGCCGTCGGCGCGCCACACGATACATCGGATGACACCTCGGGGCGATGGGTGGATCGCTCCCCCGCCAGTAACTACCTCTGGACAAAACGCCAGTTGATTGGTTGCATTCCCGGGTCGATACATCCGATGTATAACGTGAAGGGTGGCTGGCATGCGCGTGCTGAGAGTCGGAGAGGCGGGGGCCGAGCGCCCCGCGGTCCTCGGTGGGTCGGGTGAACTCCTCGACGCGTCCGGCGTCCTCGACGACATCGACCACCGCTCCCTCGCCGACGGCGCCCTCGACCGCCTCGCGGGCGCGGTGGCCGCCGGGGAGCTGCCCGTACTGGACTCCGGAATGCCGCCCGCTCCCGGCGCCGCGACCGGCGTACGGATCGGGGCGCCGGTGGCACGCCCCGGAAAGGTGGTGTGCATAGGCCTCAACTACCGTGACCACGCCGAGGAGACGGGCGCCGCGATCCCGGCCGAGCCGGTCGTGTTCATGAAGGACCCCTGGACGGTCTCGGGGCCGTACGACGACGTGCTGGTCCCCCGCGACAGCGTCAAGACCGACTACGAGGTCGAGCTCGCCGTGGTGATCGGCAGGACCGCGCGCTACCTGGAGAGCGACGAGGACGCCCTCGCGTGCGTCGCCGGGTACGCCGTCTCCCATGACGTCTCCGAGCGCGCCTTCCAGCTGGAGCGCGGCGGCCAGTGGGACAAGGGCAAGAGCTGCGAGACCTTCAACCCGCTCGGTCCGTGGCTCGTCACCCCCGACGAGATCCCCGACCCGGGCAAGCTCGCCCTCCGGCTGTCGGTGAACGGCGTCGAGCGCCAGAACGGCACGACGGCGGACATGGTGTTCCCGGTCGCCGAGATCATCCGCTACCTGAGCCGGTTCATGGTGCTGTACCCCGGCGACGTCATCAACACCGGGACCCCGGCCGGTGTCGCCCTCGGCCGTCCGGAGCCGCGCCCGTACCTCCGCCACGGGGATGTCGTCGAGTGCGGGATCGACGGGCTCGGCATCATGCGCCACACCTTCCGACAGGCCTGAGAGGACGCCCACGTGCAGTTCACCCCGTCCGACCGGCTGCTCTTCGTCGGAGACTCCGTCACCGACACCGGGCGCGACCGCGAGGACCCCTCGTCCCTCGGCGCCGGCTATGTACGGCTGGTCTCCGAGGCGCTTCCCCCCTCGGTGACGGTCCTCAACCGGGGGGTCAACGGGAACCGCGTCCGGGACCTGGAGGCGCGCTGGTCCACCGATGTCCTCGCGCTCGGTCCGACGGTGGTCACCGTGCTGATCGGCATCAACGACACCTGGCGCCGCTACGACCGGGGCCTTCCCAGTCCGTTGCCGGAGTTCGAGGCCGCCCTCGGCCGGGTTCTGGCCCTCGCCGAGGAGAAGTGCGCCGCGCGGCTCTTCGTGATGACGCCGTTCCTGCTCCCGGCCACCCCCGAGCAGGAGACCTGGTTCGAGGACCTCGGTCCTCGGACGGACGCCGTCCTGCGGGCCGCCGCCGCCCGGGGCGCGACGGTGGTACGCACGGACCTGGCGCTGCACCGCGCCGCCGAGGAGCACGGGGCGGCGGCCCTCGCCCCGGACGGCGTCCACCCGACCCCGCTCGGCCACCGCGTGGTGGCGAAGGCCTGGCTGACGGCGGCGGGGGCGGGGGTGTGACGACCGGTCGGGGCGGAGGGATCAGGGGCAGCTGATGCGGATGCCGCCCGGGGCGGTGGTGCGGGTGTCCGTGCCCATGCCTCCGCCGGCGGTGCCGTTGCCCGCGACGCCGTCGGTGGCGATGAGCCGGTCGTTGCCGTAGGAGCCGGTCAGAAGGTCGTGGCCCGGGCCTCCGTCGAGGGTGTCGTCGCCGTAGCCGCCGTCCTCGTCGTCGTTCCCGTATCCGCCGTGGACGGTGTCGTTGCCGTAGCTCGCGCGGATGATGTCGTTACCGCCGAGGCCGCAGATCACGTCGTTGCCTAAGCCGCCGTTCAGGGTGTCCGCGCCGCTCGTGCCGATGATCGTGCAGCCGCGTGCGTTGTTCACGGAAGTCGTCGCGGTGGCGGCGGGCCCCTCTGGGGCCGGTCCGACGGTCTCAGCTCTACGTGGGTCATGGCGTTGCGTGGGGATACGGGGGGGGCAGCGCACAGCTTCCTGGTGGCGGGCGACCCGTTCCCGTCGGCCGTCCCGGACCAGGCTCACCGGACCCCGGGAACCACCCCCGCGAGGGAGCGCGCGGGGCGCGGTCCGACAGCCCGCTCTTCATACGGTGGGAGTCCCCCGAGACCGGTGTCCCGGGCGGCTGACCGGCCGGGACACCGCGTACCCTCACATCGCGGGAGTGGCGTGCGGGACCGGGGTTCCGGGCGCGGGCAGGGCGAGCGGGGAACGGAAGATGACTCAGGCACACGGGCGGGCGACGGACTCCGAAGGAGACGGACGGGACCGGGCGGCCACCGTACGCGTGTTCATCGCCCTCGCCCCGCCCGACGTGGCGAAGGACGAGCTCGCGCGCGAGCTGGGGCCGGCGTACGAGACGTACCCGCGCATGCGATGGAACCGGATCGAGGACTGGCACATCACGCTGGCGTTCCTCGGCGAGCTTCCGGCCGCGACCGTTCCGTCCCTGCGGCCACCGCTCGCGGAGCTCGCCGCCTCGCACCGGCCGGTCGAGCTGGCGCTGCGGGGCGGCGGGCACTTCGACGAACGGGTGCTGTGGAGCGGGATCGACGGGGACCTGGAGGGACTGCACCGGCTGGCCACCGATGTCCGCACGGTGGTCAGGGAGTGCGGTGTCGCCTTCGAGGACCGGCCGCTGCGGCCCCATCTGACCCTGGCGCGGGCACGGCGGGACGATTTGTCCAGCGTGGTGACGGTGGCCGCCGGACTGGCCGGGTTCACGGGGCACGGCTGGCGGGCGGAGCGGCTGCATCTGGTGGGCAGCGACTTCGGACGCGGTCCGGGACCGATCCGGTACCGCGACATCGAGGCCTGGAGCTTCGACGGGCGTTGAGACCCGCTCGGGGCGGCGGTGGGGCTGTCGGTGCGCCGCCATGCCATGCGGTCCTGCGAAACCGGACGGGGGGCCGTGTGCGTGGTTGCCTGTGCAGTGATCGCTCTGGAAGGGAAACTCCTTGTCCACCTCGTCCAGCACAGGTTTCGGCTCGTCCCGTCGTGCCGCTCTCGCTCTCGGAGCCGGCGCGGCCCTGACCCTGGCTCTGCCTCTCGGCGGCTCCGCGTACGCCTCCACCCCCGGGAGCGAAGACATCGGCGCCCGGCTGCGGGAGCTCGAAGCGCGGCACTCCGCGCGCCTCGGGGTCTACGCCCATGACGTACGCGCGGGGCGCACGATCACGTACCGCGCCGGAGAGCGGTTCCCGATGTGCTCGCTCTTCAAGACGCTCGCCGTCGCGGCGGTGCTGCGCGACCTCGACCACGACGGTACGTTCCTGGCGCGGCGCATCCGGTACACCGAGGCCTACGTCCGGCGGTCGGGCTGGTCCCCGGTGACCGGGAAGTCCGAGAACCTCGCCCACGGCATGACGGTCTCCGCGCTCTGCGACGCCACCCTCAGATTCAGCGACAACACCGCCGCCAACCTCCTGCTGCGCGAGCTGGGCGGTCCGACGGCCGTCACACGGTTCGCGCGGTCGGTCGGGGACCGCACGACGCGCCTCGACCGCTGGGAGCCCGAGCTGAACTCGGCGGAGCCGTCGCGGGAGACCGACACGACCACCCCCCGGGCCATCGGCCGGACCTACGGGCGCCTCGTCCTCGGCGGCGCGCTCGCGCCCCGGGACCGGGAGCGGCTCACCGGCTGGATGCTCGGCAACACGACGAGCGTCGAGCGGTTCCGCAAGGGGCTCCCCGCCGACTGGGCGCTCGCCGACAAGACCGGCGGCGGACGGTACGGCACCAACAACGACGCGGGCGTCACCTGGCCGCCGGACGGCGGGCCGATCGTGCTGGCGGTGATGACCACCCGGGACGCGGAGGACGCGCCTCCCGTCGACGCGCTGGTCGCCGAGGCGGCCTCGGCGGTGGCGGCGGAGCTGCGGTCCCGGTAGCCCGGAAAGAGGCCGCGATAAATGGGTTGAGCGTCGTCCCGGGCTTTCCTAGGCTGTGGTCACACGCTGAAAGGAGGTGATCCGAGAACATGGTTTCTTTTCGGATTCGTGAGGTGACTGCGGGCTAACGGCCTGCCGTCGCACTCTGTGCACCTCGGCAGGCCGCCTGCCGAAAACCACGCAGTCACCCGACCCGTGGGCCGCCGGTACTCCGGCCGGCTCCCGTCCGAACTCGAGCGGACGGGACCAAGGCCCACGGGTCGTCTGCGTTCCCGGACCGACCGGCTCCGGCCCCGGCCCGGCGGCGAGGCCGAAGATCTCGCGGACGGTCGTGCCGTACGTGATCAGGTCCATGGTCCCGATCGACGCCCGGGCGGCCGGCGA is part of the Streptomyces sp. P9-A4 genome and encodes:
- a CDS encoding 5-dehydro-4-deoxyglucarate dehydratase; this translates as MIPSGLMSFPLTPFTPADEVDTTVLADHLEDQLAHGPAALFVACGTGEYSSLSGPEYTQVVRRAVEVVAGRVPVYAGAGGGLGNARAAATAAADAGAEGILLLPPYLVGGTEDGYLAYAESVARAGRLPVVVYRRGLAGIGVSTALRLLSVPGIAGIKDGNGDLDMLARMVTAVRTSGHPRAESFAFLNGLPTAEVSAAACRAIGVRDYSSAVLCFAPDIARAFHTALTAGDTATTERLLARFYLPLTELRDKVPGYAVALVKAGARLRSLDVGHVRAPLVDAAPDDVERLRELLHEGRRALAEAQGPAASAAALDESVAVAS
- a CDS encoding carbohydrate ABC transporter permease, whose amino-acid sequence is MSAPTETALGLTESRSAGGRVLKAVTYLMVLLLFAGPLLALLVSAFNHVKDPTQLSVIPSDPTVDNFTVAFDQGVLKYLLNSFFVVGFGLLLQVAVSVLAGYALARKRFRGMSLVFVAILATLMLPEEILAIPLSVILADLPVVHFNLIGTLAGMIVPVGAWAFSILVMTEFMKEVPKELEEAARIDGAGDLRIFAQIILPMCKPALGVIGVFGFTMIWDQYLLPLLVATDSSSYTLPLALRTLRVDPLVTPGVVMAASLLALLPSVIVFLFFQRSFVHGLSSGALKG
- a CDS encoding carbohydrate ABC transporter permease produces the protein MTSVDQVKSAAPAAAGSTARADGLPEAGSTTAPPGGRPVSRRVRSRRGGRWWTPWLFLAPALILFLYFKFIPMASALAMSFQDVRPYLGNRWVGGENYATVLTSDGFREAAWHTVVLAVGQTLGSMLLGLTLALLMEGQGRKLGFVRSAAFLPVVVPIAVVAELWRIMYHPTQDGMLNSILGLVGFGPSGFINDPDSSMVSIMITGIWRGAPYDMMIFLAGLAGVDRGLYEAAKVDGASRFQRIRHVTVPGLRAVLTILFILAAIRGLRVFTEVFLLTNGGPDGSTEVVMTVIYKLGLEQNRLGVGAAGAVLLFLATLLLTVGVHLFRRRGNE
- a CDS encoding sugar ABC transporter substrate-binding protein produces the protein MQRTRWIGAGILASALALTSCTSGPAGTDAKQDAKAELELWTRTTPGGAGEKATLRLVAGFEKATGHKVKVTAIFDDFETKLQQRAAQRNLPDIVMNDVTQLGSMHSQGLLREIDLSKIKSSGDLVEQGLNSGKSVDGKQFGIPYSAQAGALLIRKDWREKLKLGAPQSWDDLAAMAEAFTTRDPDGNGKQDTYGLAAPLSTKRGYASWYFSNFLWAAGGDFITEAGQGKYKPSMTSKESMEAVRWFRALGCDSKAIQPGAVTMDTPPTNETFEAGRTGMFVVGPYLMPRFDKSLGKDKYEVVPMPKGPKDATVLAEGGSVYLMAGSENMAGQDAFAGYAISADGQKLGMQGEDGSTVQLPVNKTVDVTEVRPDPRWKTYAEVYRASGRYAPSIPNWTPVRQVTAETVNALMADCSLDAGAKLRELDKKLADILQEQGIAG
- a CDS encoding hydroxyacid dehydrogenase, with product MADTTRMLNAQLVMEEGRRADVYPAPVLQDIGRLVNLRTPALTREALRRDPSVLEEVDVLLTGWGAPVLDAELLAHAPRLRAVMVAAGSVRHLTTPEFWARGVPIVTAAAANAVPVAEFSLAQILLGLKQVHRQAREVAARGKFPHDPRVAGGYGSRVGLLGLGEIGRLVAEHLRHFDVEVLACDPVIDPALAGGLGVRLTGVEELFSTCDVVSVHAPLLPETEGLVGRRLVSLLPEGATLINTARGAVLNEPEVIGVLWDRSDLTAVLDVTWPEPPDPGSALFTLPNVVLTPHLAGAMGGERARLGELVRDELRRLVNGEPLRHAVEPTRAATRA
- a CDS encoding fumarylacetoacetate hydrolase family protein, translating into MRVLRVGEAGAERPAVLGGSGELLDASGVLDDIDHRSLADGALDRLAGAVAAGELPVLDSGMPPAPGAATGVRIGAPVARPGKVVCIGLNYRDHAEETGAAIPAEPVVFMKDPWTVSGPYDDVLVPRDSVKTDYEVELAVVIGRTARYLESDEDALACVAGYAVSHDVSERAFQLERGGQWDKGKSCETFNPLGPWLVTPDEIPDPGKLALRLSVNGVERQNGTTADMVFPVAEIIRYLSRFMVLYPGDVINTGTPAGVALGRPEPRPYLRHGDVVECGIDGLGIMRHTFRQA
- a CDS encoding SGNH/GDSL hydrolase family protein — translated: MQFTPSDRLLFVGDSVTDTGRDREDPSSLGAGYVRLVSEALPPSVTVLNRGVNGNRVRDLEARWSTDVLALGPTVVTVLIGINDTWRRYDRGLPSPLPEFEAALGRVLALAEEKCAARLFVMTPFLLPATPEQETWFEDLGPRTDAVLRAAAARGATVVRTDLALHRAAEEHGAAALAPDGVHPTPLGHRVVAKAWLTAAGAGV
- a CDS encoding calcium-binding protein, producing the protein MNNARGCTIIGTSGADTLNGGLGNDVICGLGGNDIIRASYGNDTVHGGYGNDDEDGGYGDDTLDGGPGHDLLTGSYGNDRLIATDGVAGNGTAGGGMGTDTRTTAPGGIRISCP
- the thpR gene encoding RNA 2',3'-cyclic phosphodiesterase; this encodes MTQAHGRATDSEGDGRDRAATVRVFIALAPPDVAKDELARELGPAYETYPRMRWNRIEDWHITLAFLGELPAATVPSLRPPLAELAASHRPVELALRGGGHFDERVLWSGIDGDLEGLHRLATDVRTVVRECGVAFEDRPLRPHLTLARARRDDLSSVVTVAAGLAGFTGHGWRAERLHLVGSDFGRGPGPIRYRDIEAWSFDGR
- the bla gene encoding class A beta-lactamase: MSTSSSTGFGSSRRAALALGAGAALTLALPLGGSAYASTPGSEDIGARLRELEARHSARLGVYAHDVRAGRTITYRAGERFPMCSLFKTLAVAAVLRDLDHDGTFLARRIRYTEAYVRRSGWSPVTGKSENLAHGMTVSALCDATLRFSDNTAANLLLRELGGPTAVTRFARSVGDRTTRLDRWEPELNSAEPSRETDTTTPRAIGRTYGRLVLGGALAPRDRERLTGWMLGNTTSVERFRKGLPADWALADKTGGGRYGTNNDAGVTWPPDGGPIVLAVMTTRDAEDAPPVDALVAEAASAVAAELRSR